The following proteins are co-located in the Pan troglodytes isolate AG18354 chromosome 5, NHGRI_mPanTro3-v2.0_pri, whole genome shotgun sequence genome:
- the LOC129144202 gene encoding tubulin beta-8 chain-like isoform X3 yields the protein MDSVRSGPFGQVFRPDNFISGQCGAGNNWAKGRYTEGAELMESVMDVVRKEAESCDCLQGFQLTHSLGGGTGSGMGTLLLSKIREEYPDRIINTFSILPSPKVSDTVVDPYNATLSVHQLIENVDETFCIDNEALYDICSRTLKLPTPTYGDLNHLVSATMSGVTTCLRFPGQLNADLRKLAMNMAPFPQLHFFMPGFAPLTSQGSQQYRALTVAELTQQMFDAKNMMAACDPRHGRYLMAAAIFRGRMPMREVDEQMFNIQDKNSSYFADWFPDNVKTAVCDIPPRGLKMSTTFIGNNTAIQ from the exons ATGGACTCTGTGCGCTCGGGGCCCTTCGGGCAGGTCTTCAGGCCAGACAACTTCATTTCCG GTCAGTGTGGGGCCGGAAACAACTGGGCCAAGGGACGCTACACAGAAGGCGCGGAGCTGATGGAGTCAGTGATGGACGTTGTCAGAAAGGAGGCTGAGAGCtgtgactgcctgcagggtttcCAGCTGACCCATTCCCTGGGTGGGGGGACTGGGTCTGGGATGGGTACCCTTCTGCTCAGTAAGATCCGGGAGGAGTACCCAGACAGGATCATAAACACATTCAGCATCCTGCCCTCGCCCAAGGTGTCAGACACCGTGGTGGATCCCTACAACGCCACCCTCTCAGTCCACCAGCTCATAGAAAACGTGGATGAGACCTTTTGCATAGATAACGAAGCGCTATATGACATATGTTCCAGGACCCTAAAACTGCCCACACCCACCTATGGTGACCTGAACCACCTGGTGTCTGCTACCATGAGTGGGGTCACCACATGCCTGCGCTTCCCAGGCCAGCTGAATGCTGACCTGCGGAAGCTGGCCATGAACATGGCCCCATTTCCCCAGCTACATTTCTTCATGCCCGGCTTTGCCCCACTGACCAGCCAGGGCAGCCAGCAGTACCGGGCCTTGACTGTGGCTGAGCTTACCCAGCAGATGTTTGATGCTAAGAACATGATGGCTGCCTGTGACCCCCGTCACGGCCGCTACCTAATGGCAGCTGCCATTTTCAGGGGTCGCATGCCCATGAGGGAGGTGGATGAACAAATGTTCAACATTCAAGATAAGAACAGCAGCTACTTTGCTGACTGGTTCCCCGACAACGTAAAAACAGCCGTCTGTGACATCCCACCCCGGGGGCTAAAAATGTCAACCACCTTCATTGGGAATAATACGGCCATCCAGTAA
- the LOC129144202 gene encoding tubulin beta-8 chain-like isoform X1 gives MAAANGFWEVISDEHAIDSAGTYHGDSHLQLERINVYYNEASGGRYVPRAVLVDLEPGTMDSVRSGPFGQVFRPDNFISGQCGAGNNWAKGRYTEGAELMESVMDVVRKEAESCDCLQGFQLTHSLGGGTGSGMGTLLLSKIREEYPDRIINTFSILPSPKVSDTVVDPYNATLSVHQLIENVDETFCIDNEALYDICSRTLKLPTPTYGDLNHLVSATMSGVTTCLRFPGQLNADLRKLAMNMAPFPQLHFFMPGFAPLTSQGSQQYRALTVAELTQQMFDAKNMMAACDPRHGRYLMAAAIFRGRMPMREVDEQMFNIQDKNSSYFADWFPDNVKTAVCDIPPRGLKMSTTFIGNNTAIQ, from the exons TTCTGGGAGGTGATCTCTGATGAACATGCCATCGACTCCGCTGGCACCTACCACGGGGACAGCCACCTGCAGCTGGAGCGCATCAACGTGTACTACAATGAGGCCAGCG GTGGCAGGTACGTGCCCCGCGCTGTGCTCGTGGATCTGGAGCCGGGCACCATGGACTCTGTGCGCTCGGGGCCCTTCGGGCAGGTCTTCAGGCCAGACAACTTCATTTCCG GTCAGTGTGGGGCCGGAAACAACTGGGCCAAGGGACGCTACACAGAAGGCGCGGAGCTGATGGAGTCAGTGATGGACGTTGTCAGAAAGGAGGCTGAGAGCtgtgactgcctgcagggtttcCAGCTGACCCATTCCCTGGGTGGGGGGACTGGGTCTGGGATGGGTACCCTTCTGCTCAGTAAGATCCGGGAGGAGTACCCAGACAGGATCATAAACACATTCAGCATCCTGCCCTCGCCCAAGGTGTCAGACACCGTGGTGGATCCCTACAACGCCACCCTCTCAGTCCACCAGCTCATAGAAAACGTGGATGAGACCTTTTGCATAGATAACGAAGCGCTATATGACATATGTTCCAGGACCCTAAAACTGCCCACACCCACCTATGGTGACCTGAACCACCTGGTGTCTGCTACCATGAGTGGGGTCACCACATGCCTGCGCTTCCCAGGCCAGCTGAATGCTGACCTGCGGAAGCTGGCCATGAACATGGCCCCATTTCCCCAGCTACATTTCTTCATGCCCGGCTTTGCCCCACTGACCAGCCAGGGCAGCCAGCAGTACCGGGCCTTGACTGTGGCTGAGCTTACCCAGCAGATGTTTGATGCTAAGAACATGATGGCTGCCTGTGACCCCCGTCACGGCCGCTACCTAATGGCAGCTGCCATTTTCAGGGGTCGCATGCCCATGAGGGAGGTGGATGAACAAATGTTCAACATTCAAGATAAGAACAGCAGCTACTTTGCTGACTGGTTCCCCGACAACGTAAAAACAGCCGTCTGTGACATCCCACCCCGGGGGCTAAAAATGTCAACCACCTTCATTGGGAATAATACGGCCATCCAGTAA
- the LOC129144202 gene encoding tubulin beta-8 chain-like isoform X2, translating into MFWEVISDEHAIDSAGTYHGDSHLQLERINVYYNEASGGRYVPRAVLVDLEPGTMDSVRSGPFGQVFRPDNFISGQCGAGNNWAKGRYTEGAELMESVMDVVRKEAESCDCLQGFQLTHSLGGGTGSGMGTLLLSKIREEYPDRIINTFSILPSPKVSDTVVDPYNATLSVHQLIENVDETFCIDNEALYDICSRTLKLPTPTYGDLNHLVSATMSGVTTCLRFPGQLNADLRKLAMNMAPFPQLHFFMPGFAPLTSQGSQQYRALTVAELTQQMFDAKNMMAACDPRHGRYLMAAAIFRGRMPMREVDEQMFNIQDKNSSYFADWFPDNVKTAVCDIPPRGLKMSTTFIGNNTAIQ; encoded by the exons TTCTGGGAGGTGATCTCTGATGAACATGCCATCGACTCCGCTGGCACCTACCACGGGGACAGCCACCTGCAGCTGGAGCGCATCAACGTGTACTACAATGAGGCCAGCG GTGGCAGGTACGTGCCCCGCGCTGTGCTCGTGGATCTGGAGCCGGGCACCATGGACTCTGTGCGCTCGGGGCCCTTCGGGCAGGTCTTCAGGCCAGACAACTTCATTTCCG GTCAGTGTGGGGCCGGAAACAACTGGGCCAAGGGACGCTACACAGAAGGCGCGGAGCTGATGGAGTCAGTGATGGACGTTGTCAGAAAGGAGGCTGAGAGCtgtgactgcctgcagggtttcCAGCTGACCCATTCCCTGGGTGGGGGGACTGGGTCTGGGATGGGTACCCTTCTGCTCAGTAAGATCCGGGAGGAGTACCCAGACAGGATCATAAACACATTCAGCATCCTGCCCTCGCCCAAGGTGTCAGACACCGTGGTGGATCCCTACAACGCCACCCTCTCAGTCCACCAGCTCATAGAAAACGTGGATGAGACCTTTTGCATAGATAACGAAGCGCTATATGACATATGTTCCAGGACCCTAAAACTGCCCACACCCACCTATGGTGACCTGAACCACCTGGTGTCTGCTACCATGAGTGGGGTCACCACATGCCTGCGCTTCCCAGGCCAGCTGAATGCTGACCTGCGGAAGCTGGCCATGAACATGGCCCCATTTCCCCAGCTACATTTCTTCATGCCCGGCTTTGCCCCACTGACCAGCCAGGGCAGCCAGCAGTACCGGGCCTTGACTGTGGCTGAGCTTACCCAGCAGATGTTTGATGCTAAGAACATGATGGCTGCCTGTGACCCCCGTCACGGCCGCTACCTAATGGCAGCTGCCATTTTCAGGGGTCGCATGCCCATGAGGGAGGTGGATGAACAAATGTTCAACATTCAAGATAAGAACAGCAGCTACTTTGCTGACTGGTTCCCCGACAACGTAAAAACAGCCGTCTGTGACATCCCACCCCGGGGGCTAAAAATGTCAACCACCTTCATTGGGAATAATACGGCCATCCAGTAA